The Hyperolius riggenbachi isolate aHypRig1 chromosome 3, aHypRig1.pri, whole genome shotgun sequence genome window below encodes:
- the LOC137561861 gene encoding olfactory receptor 5J3-like, translated as MNHTHVTRFELSALTDNKKLALFLFIVFLLVYLVTIYGNVGIVAIVHISPSLHTPMYYFLTCLSVVDLFYSSVITPKMLMDLLSEKKYISYIGCILQFFFFAILVSTEVFILTSMAYDRYVAICHPLQYVSIMVKSKCQGLILTAFSISLVQSTSTTSCMFNLQYCGPNLLDNFYCDVPQLLKLSCSDTHFCDILTAFFICLCTMSSLTVIMVSYVFIVLSIKRMKSTGGRQKAFSTCSSHVMCATLFYATVFFTYLHPSSTDLAKQDKVGSVFYTMVTPMLNPLIYSLRNQEVKRAVLHVFKKCKHR; from the coding sequence ATGAATCACACCCACGTTACCAGGTTTGAGTTGTCTGCTTTAACCGATAATAAAAAACTTGCCCTGTTTCTCTTCATTGTCTTTTTGCTAGTTTACCTGGTGACCATATATGGAAATGTCGGGATTGTGGCAATTGTTCATATCTCTCCCAGTCTTCATACTCCCATGTATTACTTTTTGACCTGCCTCTCAGTAGTGGACCTTTTCTACTCTTCTGTCATTACTCCTAAAATGTTGATGGACCTTTTGTCTGAAAAGAAATACATCTCATACATCGGCTGTATTCTTCAGTTCTTTTTCTTTGCTATTCTAGTAAGTACAGAGGTATTTATCCTTACCAGCATGGCATATGATCGTTATGTTGCGATCTGCCATCCTCTCCAATATGTTTCAATAATGGTCAAGAGCAAATGTCAGGGGCTGATTCTCACTGCTTTCTCAATTAGTCTTGTGCAGTCAACATCAACAACCAGTTGTATGTTCAACCTTCAGTATTGTGGTCCAAACCTGTTAGACAATTTCTATTGTGATGTCCCACAATTACTCAAATTGTCCTGCTCTGATACCCACTTTTGTGATATCTTAACAGCTTTCTTTATATGCTTATGCACCATGAGTTCATTGACAGTCATCATGGTCTCCTATGTTTTCATAGTCTTGTCCATTAAACGTATGAAATCTACGGGGGGTCGTCAAAAAGCCTTCAGCACATGTTCATCCCATGTCATGTGTGCCACCCTGTTTTATGCAACTGTGTTCTTCACCTACCTACACCCATCTTCTACTGACCTTGCAAAACAGGATAAGGTGGGTTCTGTCTTCTACACGATGGTGACTCCAATGTTGAATCCACTTATTTATAGCctcaggaaccaggaagtgaagagggctGTTTtgcatgtatttaaaaaatgtaaacacaGATGA